One bacterium DNA window includes the following coding sequences:
- a CDS encoding Rne/Rng family ribonuclease, which yields MKKEILVSVSPLETRVATLEDEDLVEIMTESADARHIVGNIYKGRVSEVLPGLQAAFIDIGLDRNAFLHAEDLVTDAQDIGAFLDEDYDNLIDHRRGRRREVPPIEKLLSRSQEILVQITKEPIGKKGPRATANITIAGRYLVLMPYADHVGVSRKIASASERNRLRKLVKNLRAGDTGFIVRTVGEGSSKTAIRAEMGYLSRLSREIVRKAKKTEAPALVYDDLGLVFSIIRDVLSEEVDSLVIDDRELYNRIRNFARRTAPKLSTRIELYSGRYPLLEAYGVERELERMLQRRIWLKCGGYIVIEQTEALTSIDVNTGKNVGKTDLERTVFETNLEAAVEIPRQLRLRDIGGIIIIDFIDMEVQGHRDEVVKRLSQALQKDRSKTRVRRMSDLGLVEMTRKRVRRSVTAQMTGRCPCCGGTGLVLSDTSLALHVENTLRRALCQAGESTVQLVCNPNVVQILKTRHPAVLDRLQEEFGREISMQANPLQPFDELTVKGVDDAKKPRRSRGRRRHVRKKS from the coding sequence TTGAAAAAAGAAATCTTGGTCAGCGTCTCCCCCCTCGAGACTCGGGTGGCCACGCTCGAGGACGAGGATTTGGTGGAGATAATGACCGAATCCGCCGATGCTCGTCACATCGTCGGGAACATATACAAAGGACGTGTTAGCGAGGTTCTCCCGGGACTGCAGGCGGCCTTCATTGACATCGGGCTCGATCGCAACGCCTTCCTCCACGCCGAAGATCTGGTCACCGACGCGCAGGACATCGGCGCCTTCCTGGACGAGGATTACGACAACCTGATTGACCACCGGCGGGGCCGTCGGCGCGAGGTTCCGCCCATCGAGAAGCTCCTCTCCCGGAGCCAGGAGATTCTCGTCCAGATAACCAAGGAGCCCATCGGGAAGAAGGGTCCCCGGGCCACCGCCAACATCACCATCGCCGGACGCTACCTGGTGCTGATGCCCTACGCCGATCACGTGGGCGTCAGCCGGAAAATAGCCTCGGCCTCCGAGCGCAACCGCCTGCGCAAACTGGTGAAGAACCTGCGCGCGGGCGACACCGGGTTCATCGTCCGCACCGTCGGCGAGGGCTCCTCCAAGACGGCCATCCGCGCCGAGATGGGCTACCTGAGCCGGCTCTCCCGGGAGATAGTCCGCAAGGCGAAAAAAACCGAAGCACCGGCCCTGGTCTACGACGACCTGGGGCTGGTGTTTTCCATCATCCGGGACGTCCTATCCGAAGAGGTGGACTCCCTCGTCATAGACGATCGGGAGCTCTACAACCGCATCCGGAACTTCGCCCGCCGCACCGCCCCGAAACTCTCCACCCGCATCGAACTCTACTCGGGCCGCTACCCCCTCCTCGAGGCCTACGGCGTCGAGCGTGAGCTGGAACGCATGCTCCAGCGGCGGATTTGGCTCAAGTGCGGCGGCTACATCGTCATAGAGCAGACCGAGGCGCTGACCTCCATAGACGTCAACACCGGCAAGAACGTCGGCAAAACGGACCTGGAGCGGACGGTCTTCGAGACCAACCTGGAGGCGGCGGTGGAGATACCCCGCCAGCTCCGCCTCCGGGACATCGGCGGCATCATCATCATAGATTTCATTGATATGGAGGTCCAGGGGCATCGCGACGAGGTGGTCAAGCGCCTCAGCCAGGCCCTGCAGAAGGACCGGTCAAAGACCCGCGTGCGGCGGATGAGCGACCTGGGGTTGGTCGAGATGACCCGGAAACGGGTCCGGCGCAGCGTCACGGCCCAGATGACCGGCCGATGCCCGTGCTGTGGGGGCACCGGGCTCGTGCTCTCCGATACGTCCCTGGCCCTGCACGTGGAGAACACCCTCCGGCGGGCGCTCTGCCAGGCCGGGGAATCCACCGTCCAGCTCGTCTGCAACCCCAACGTCGTACAGATTCTCAAGACCCGGCACCCCGCCGTCCTCGACCGTCTGCAGGAGGAGTTCGGACGGGAGATTTCCATGCAGGCGAATCCGCTCCAGCCCTTCGACGAGCTGACGGTCAAAGGGGTGGACGACGCGAAGAAGCCGCGGCGGTCGCGGGGCAGGCGCCGACATGTCCGGAAGAAGAGCTGA
- a CDS encoding phosphoenolpyruvate carboxykinase (ATP) gives MSPRITMDELHPFKVTYITNPTQDKLRQLALEHTPAVMKTAYGSLNKITFNKARKAPYTYIVAVESDAGRYSGKTIDPESATCLIESVEKYVEEKGTLIDIQGYEGLGPRAVGVQWLYTLDITNVAAMQQILSFPREMVETGEQLARPFKPSFRLVMTPALEAKGMPGGQAMLVDLDNWTTYVIGADYFGESKKGALRMLNEYTYQRGGLTLHAGAKAVTIGGKTVTMAILGLSGTGKTTTTFSKQGELTQPIQDDMVTLWPGGEISITENGCFAKTYGLTEEAEPVIYTGTVDPTSWTENIYVNPEGTFDFGKQRLTVEEVERYRDILIATKAPVGNVEKFVRGEVQIDEVVDQYDTPADGWDFLVWTQNGRSIIPMKAIKNAADLHKIPPLKYMGILNRDEGPDAAYPGIIRFVSPEQAGGYFMLGETTKTSAAGKERGRTRSPFTQPFFPQQNGLQPKRFAELVATMPGVVCWAMNTGWVGGDALDVKAGKALKVKIPHSSAMLEAMLSGGIVWKKDPDFGYEIVDVDDPANAALLAKVPVEILNPVLFFSKAGRMDEYRAWVEMMLRERREFLVKYDVDPVIVRAVCAAYS, from the coding sequence ATGAGTCCACGCATTACCATGGATGAGCTGCACCCCTTCAAGGTGACCTACATCACCAACCCGACTCAGGATAAACTCCGACAGCTGGCCCTGGAGCACACCCCGGCGGTGATGAAGACCGCCTACGGAAGCCTGAACAAGATTACCTTCAACAAGGCCCGCAAGGCTCCGTACACCTACATCGTCGCCGTCGAGTCCGACGCCGGTCGCTACTCGGGGAAGACCATTGACCCCGAATCCGCCACCTGCCTGATCGAGAGCGTCGAGAAGTACGTCGAGGAGAAGGGGACACTGATTGACATACAGGGCTACGAAGGTCTCGGCCCGCGCGCCGTCGGCGTACAGTGGCTCTACACCCTGGACATAACGAACGTCGCCGCCATGCAGCAGATTCTGTCTTTCCCCCGGGAGATGGTGGAGACTGGTGAGCAGCTCGCCCGGCCCTTCAAGCCCTCTTTCCGCCTGGTCATGACGCCGGCTCTGGAGGCGAAGGGGATGCCCGGCGGCCAGGCCATGCTCGTGGACCTGGACAACTGGACCACCTACGTCATCGGGGCGGATTACTTCGGTGAGAGCAAGAAGGGCGCCCTGCGCATGCTCAACGAGTACACCTACCAGCGCGGCGGCCTGACCCTCCACGCCGGGGCCAAGGCGGTGACCATCGGCGGAAAGACCGTTACCATGGCCATCCTCGGCCTCTCCGGCACCGGGAAGACCACCACCACCTTCTCCAAGCAGGGCGAGCTGACCCAGCCCATCCAGGACGACATGGTGACCCTGTGGCCCGGGGGCGAGATATCCATCACCGAGAACGGCTGCTTCGCCAAAACCTACGGGCTGACCGAGGAGGCCGAGCCCGTCATCTACACCGGTACGGTGGACCCCACCTCCTGGACGGAGAACATCTACGTAAATCCCGAGGGCACCTTCGATTTCGGCAAACAGCGCCTGACCGTGGAGGAGGTCGAACGATACCGAGACATCCTCATCGCCACGAAGGCCCCCGTCGGGAACGTGGAGAAGTTCGTCCGCGGCGAGGTCCAAATAGACGAGGTGGTGGACCAGTACGACACCCCCGCCGACGGTTGGGATTTCCTCGTCTGGACGCAGAACGGCCGCTCGATCATCCCGATGAAGGCGATAAAGAACGCGGCCGACCTGCATAAAATCCCGCCCCTCAAGTACATGGGCATCCTCAACCGCGACGAGGGTCCCGACGCGGCCTACCCGGGTATCATCCGCTTCGTCAGCCCGGAACAGGCCGGCGGTTACTTCATGCTCGGCGAGACGACCAAGACCTCGGCGGCCGGCAAGGAGCGCGGCCGGACCCGCAGCCCATTCACCCAGCCCTTCTTCCCCCAGCAGAACGGGCTCCAGCCGAAGCGCTTCGCCGAGCTGGTGGCCACGATGCCCGGAGTGGTGTGCTGGGCCATGAACACGGGCTGGGTCGGCGGCGACGCCCTGGACGTCAAGGCCGGGAAGGCGCTGAAGGTGAAGATCCCCCATTCCTCCGCCATGCTCGAGGCCATGCTTTCGGGCGGAATCGTCTGGAAGAAGGACCCCGACTTCGGCTACGAGATTGTGGACGTGGACGACCCCGCCAACGCCGCGCTCCTGGCGAAGGTTCCCGTGGAGATATTAAATCCCGTCCTCTTCTTCTCCAAGGCCGGGCGGATGGACGAGTACCGGGCCTGGGTGGAGATGATGCTGCGGGAGCGGCGCGAGTTTTTGGTGAAGTACGACGTGGACCCCGTGATCGTCCGCGCCGTTTGCGCCGCTTACAGCTAG
- a CDS encoding methyltransferase, with translation MLTPSEKLLVEELGDPGETKRSELSPGKRTLAWDLGSAELVADLRRPSRELVVVEDGLGAVRDLPPGEALHACFPPDRPFALITLRGDRDRERGRARIAWSANHLDRDGVLLVVGEKGGGIEGYRRHLEGRFGRVGAVSRYHCRLWRCAEPRGGEPPDTEPRPAYEVPDLGVVHSLPGVFAWRALDGGTEALLESLPERWEGKKVLDLGCGNGVLALHGAVKGAGRVTALDSSALALACARATLAGFRNEAKRVIPLQNAEVIAAEAGDELNGLYDAVLCNPPFHHRSGHALSQIGKFVGAAAGALREGGNLWMVLRRELPAEKLLGDRFRDRTLSLRGGYLVCRVVK, from the coding sequence GTGCTGACACCGTCCGAAAAGCTTCTCGTGGAAGAGCTGGGCGATCCCGGGGAAACGAAGCGAAGCGAGTTAAGCCCCGGCAAAAGGACCCTGGCCTGGGATTTGGGCTCCGCCGAGCTGGTGGCCGACCTCAGACGCCCATCCCGGGAGCTCGTCGTCGTGGAGGACGGGCTGGGTGCTGTCCGTGACCTGCCACCCGGGGAGGCACTCCACGCGTGCTTCCCGCCCGACCGCCCGTTCGCGCTCATCACTCTCCGGGGGGATCGGGACCGGGAGCGGGGCAGGGCGCGAATAGCCTGGTCGGCGAACCATCTGGACCGGGACGGGGTGCTCCTCGTCGTCGGGGAGAAGGGGGGCGGGATCGAGGGTTACCGACGGCACCTCGAAGGGCGCTTCGGGCGAGTCGGCGCGGTCTCGCGTTACCACTGCCGCCTGTGGCGCTGCGCGGAACCTCGGGGAGGCGAACCTCCCGACACCGAACCCCGGCCCGCGTACGAGGTCCCCGACCTGGGAGTCGTCCATTCCCTCCCCGGCGTCTTCGCCTGGCGCGCCCTGGACGGGGGAACGGAGGCCCTGCTCGAGTCCCTCCCGGAACGGTGGGAGGGGAAGAAGGTCCTCGATCTGGGCTGCGGGAACGGGGTGCTCGCCCTGCACGGGGCGGTGAAAGGCGCGGGAAGAGTCACCGCCCTGGACTCGTCGGCCCTCGCCCTGGCCTGTGCGAGAGCCACCCTGGCGGGATTCCGAAACGAAGCGAAGCGAGTAATACCCCTGCAAAACGCGGAGGTCATCGCCGCCGAGGCGGGCGACGAACTGAACGGCCTCTACGACGCCGTCCTCTGCAACCCGCCCTTCCACCACCGGTCGGGGCACGCCCTCAGCCAGATCGGGAAATTCGTCGGGGCCGCGGCGGGCGCGCTCCGTGAGGGGGGGAATCTCTGGATGGTGCTGCGGCGCGAGCTCCCCGCGGAAAAACTGCTGGGGGACCGATTCAGGGACCGGACCCTGTCGCTGCGCGGCGGCTACCTCGTCTGCCGGGTGGTGAAGTAG
- a CDS encoding (Fe-S)-binding protein, producing MVLQRRGTKLGSTDTDGFARELERCVACGKCRAVCPVFAAEGSEASSARGKLKLLAAAEAGELAYDADLAKLIADCLGCRMCVESCPQGTRVQELVFAARERIAGRRGRGFLSILILRYMLPRRALLASVASAVGRLQALGAGFFGPFRRRSGENLSPSQRTQRALSGVYRFLLPLAGLSPRLVPPTLARRPFGLDRGEVLHDAGPGAPRFGFFVGCAVDLAYPATGEAVVELAEVLGLTLVAPKNQACCGLPAWGNGDRRTSAALVEANVAAFAGPPLDGVVTACASCASFLRGHYTGPLADTLTLEELLVSRLDDLSLVRDPSLRVTYHQPCHLARYLKLDLAEGILRRLGDYVELPERDVCCGGAGSYFAKFPETAARIGERKVENILSTGAGVVVTSCPGCAMQIEAALTRRGADLRVALLGELVAESLARSTSPPGRRGSRRAATGSGP from the coding sequence GTGGTTCTACAGCGACGGGGGACGAAGTTGGGCTCGACTGACACCGACGGATTCGCCCGGGAGCTAGAGCGCTGCGTGGCCTGCGGGAAGTGCCGCGCCGTCTGCCCCGTCTTCGCCGCGGAGGGCTCCGAGGCCAGCTCGGCCCGGGGGAAGCTGAAGCTCCTGGCCGCCGCCGAGGCCGGGGAGCTGGCCTACGACGCCGACCTGGCGAAGCTCATTGCCGACTGCTTGGGTTGCCGGATGTGCGTGGAGAGCTGTCCCCAGGGGACGCGGGTGCAGGAGCTCGTCTTCGCCGCCCGGGAGCGCATCGCCGGTCGGCGGGGCCGCGGTTTTTTGAGCATTTTAATCCTGCGTTACATGCTCCCCCGGCGGGCACTCCTGGCGTCCGTCGCCTCGGCGGTGGGGCGCCTGCAGGCCCTGGGGGCCGGTTTTTTCGGCCCGTTCCGTCGGCGTTCCGGGGAAAACCTGTCGCCTTCCCAGCGCACCCAGCGCGCCCTGTCCGGCGTTTACCGCTTTCTACTACCCCTGGCCGGGCTCTCGCCCCGTCTCGTGCCGCCGACGCTGGCCCGCCGCCCCTTCGGTCTCGACCGCGGCGAGGTGCTCCACGACGCCGGTCCGGGAGCGCCCCGTTTCGGCTTCTTCGTGGGCTGCGCCGTGGACCTGGCTTACCCCGCCACCGGTGAGGCGGTGGTCGAGCTGGCCGAGGTTTTGGGTCTCACCCTCGTCGCCCCGAAGAACCAAGCGTGCTGCGGCCTGCCCGCCTGGGGAAACGGCGACCGCCGGACATCTGCGGCGCTCGTTGAGGCCAACGTCGCCGCCTTCGCCGGTCCTCCCCTCGACGGCGTCGTCACCGCATGCGCCTCCTGCGCCAGCTTCCTCCGCGGCCATTACACCGGCCCGCTCGCCGACACCCTGACCCTCGAGGAACTCCTCGTCAGCCGTCTGGACGACCTGTCCCTCGTACGCGACCCCTCGCTGCGGGTTACATACCACCAGCCGTGCCACCTGGCGCGTTATTTAAAGTTGGATCTGGCCGAGGGGATTCTGCGCCGGCTCGGGGATTACGTCGAACTGCCCGAGCGGGACGTATGCTGCGGGGGGGCGGGGAGCTACTTCGCCAAATTCCCCGAGACCGCGGCGCGGATCGGGGAGCGCAAGGTGGAAAACATCCTCTCCACCGGCGCCGGGGTCGTCGTCACCTCGTGCCCCGGCTGCGCGATGCAGATCGAGGCCGCGTTGACTCGGCGTGGAGCCGACCTCCGGGTGGCCCTGTTGGGGGAGCTGGTCGCCGAATCCCTCGCCCGCTCTACTTCACCACCCGGCAGACGAGGTAGCCGCCGCGCAGCGACAGGGTCCGGTCCCTGA
- a CDS encoding acyl-CoA dehydratase activase-related protein produces the protein MNDSVNSDRTPRLTIGVPRALDYFVYYPLVRELLDGLGFEIKLSTPTNRAVLDAGTIYTVTDACIPIKVFHGHVHSLLGGCDAIHLPRLVKVRRLKHQGRAYRESFCPKFIGLPDIVRNTMGLETVEQLGPGARARRLIRRRLRLTQPPPPDGVRELPIVRRGQPDASLPEDNPVLIDINVDLTRRFATLYRVANQLRRLKYFSYVHLYRVYRRALRFQRRYEKLLGLGLAPDEALRALDKDGEPPSPPVGGRGVLAVVGYPYLLFDPYLGAGVVKRFAERGYDVWTPWRLWRDKRSLVLGALHKERPFFWYFSNIVADAALYLIHYGATAEQAAGERLTRRGFLGQLLARSRGKRAGAPTVGLVHVTSATCGPDAFVGKTLEMEAKKAGVPLMILQVDEQSGEAGILTRIEAFCDMLERRGSGSTATGDEVGLD, from the coding sequence ATGAACGATTCCGTAAACTCCGACCGCACCCCCCGCCTCACCATCGGCGTGCCCCGCGCCCTGGACTACTTCGTCTATTACCCCCTGGTGCGCGAGCTCCTCGACGGCCTCGGTTTCGAGATTAAGCTCAGCACGCCCACCAACCGCGCCGTCCTGGACGCCGGTACGATCTACACCGTCACCGACGCCTGCATCCCGATCAAGGTCTTCCACGGTCACGTGCACTCCCTCCTCGGCGGGTGCGACGCGATACACCTCCCCCGGCTGGTCAAGGTCAGGCGGCTGAAGCACCAGGGCCGGGCCTACCGCGAATCCTTCTGCCCGAAATTCATCGGTCTGCCCGACATCGTCCGGAACACGATGGGGCTGGAGACCGTGGAGCAGCTCGGTCCCGGGGCGCGGGCCCGCCGGTTGATCCGCCGCCGTCTCAGGCTCACCCAACCCCCGCCCCCCGACGGCGTACGCGAGCTGCCCATCGTCCGGCGCGGACAGCCCGACGCGAGCCTCCCTGAAGATAACCCCGTCCTCATTGACATCAACGTGGACCTCACCCGCCGCTTCGCCACCCTCTACCGCGTGGCGAACCAGCTCCGCCGCCTCAAGTACTTCAGCTACGTCCATCTCTACCGCGTTTACCGCAGGGCGCTGCGTTTCCAGCGTCGGTACGAAAAGCTGCTGGGGCTGGGTCTGGCGCCCGACGAGGCGCTGCGCGCCCTGGACAAAGATGGAGAGCCGCCTTCACCGCCCGTCGGCGGGAGGGGCGTTCTGGCCGTGGTCGGCTACCCCTACCTCCTCTTCGATCCCTACCTGGGGGCGGGGGTGGTCAAGCGATTCGCGGAGCGGGGCTACGACGTCTGGACCCCCTGGCGGCTCTGGCGGGACAAACGCTCCCTGGTCCTGGGCGCCCTCCACAAGGAGCGGCCCTTCTTCTGGTATTTCTCCAACATCGTCGCCGACGCGGCGCTCTACCTCATCCATTACGGGGCCACGGCGGAGCAGGCCGCCGGGGAGCGGCTGACTCGGCGGGGGTTCCTGGGTCAACTGCTGGCGAGGAGCCGGGGGAAGCGGGCGGGGGCGCCCACCGTGGGACTGGTGCACGTGACCAGCGCCACCTGCGGCCCCGACGCCTTCGTGGGCAAGACGCTGGAGATGGAGGCGAAGAAGGCGGGGGTTCCCCTGATGATCCTCCAGGTGGACGAGCAGTCGGGCGAGGCGGGCATCCTCACCCGCATCGAGGCGTTCTGCGATATGCTGGAACGGCGCGGGAGTGGTTCTACAGCGACGGGGGACGAAGTTGGGCTCGACTGA